Proteins found in one Acanthopagrus latus isolate v.2019 chromosome 3, fAcaLat1.1, whole genome shotgun sequence genomic segment:
- the LOC119016757 gene encoding apolipoprotein A-I-like, translating into MKVLVVLALAVFSGCNANILWQEPPKTSLDMVKDAFWDYVAKATSTAEDSLNQIRQSELGQEVNAKISQSADTVNQYVVSLRTQVAPVTQDFMTRFTQEAEQLKTRLEKDMSAVSANLQPLAQEMVASLQRQVEELQREAAPYVEAMDPEPLKAVLLQKSQELKVQLEKRMADMQAQMVPYSEEIKEKMEQSVDEFQKTVIPLTQSFEAQLTQKTQEIQQNLVPLGEELKAKLDAGAQDLQAQLTSLWESFTRKTQ; encoded by the exons ATGAAGGTCCTTGTGGTTCTCGCActtgctgttttctctg GTTGCAATGCCAACATCCTGTGGCAGGAGCCTCCCAAGACCAGCCTGGATATGGTGAAAGACGCTTTCTGGGACTACGTTGCTAAAGCGACCTCCACCGCCGAGGACTCCCTGAACCAGATCAGGCAGTCTGAGCtgggacaggaagtgaa CGCCAAGATCTCCCAGAGCGCCGACACAGTCAACCAGTACGTTGTCTCTCTGCGGACTCAGGTGGCCCCCGTCACCCAGGACTTCATGACCCGCTTCACCCAGGAGGCCGAGCAGCTGAAGACCCGCCTGGAGAAGGATATGTCCGCCGTGAGCGCCAACCTGCAGCCCTTAGCTCAGGAGATGGTGGCCAGCCTCCagaggcaggtggaggagctgcagagggaggcGGCCCCCTACGTGGAGGCCATGGACCCCGAGCCCCTGAAGGCCGTCCTGCTGCAGAAGAGCCAGGAGCTGAAGGTGCAGCTGGAGAAGAGAATGGCCGACATGCAGGCCCAGATGGTCCCCTACAGCGAGGAGATTAAGGAGAAGATGGAGCAGAGCGTGGATGAGTTTCAGAAGACCGTGATCCCTCTGACCCAGAGCTTCGAGGCCCAGCTGACCCAGAAAACCCAGGAGATCCAGCAGAACCTGGTCCCACTGGGAGAGGAGCTGAAGGCCAAGCTGGACGCCGGCGCTCAGGACCTGCAGGCTCAGCTGACCAGTCTGTGGGAGTCTTTCACCAGGAAGACCCAGTAA